In Syngnathus typhle isolate RoL2023-S1 ecotype Sweden linkage group LG14, RoL_Styp_1.0, whole genome shotgun sequence, one genomic interval encodes:
- the nfia gene encoding nuclear factor 1 A-type isoform X9, whose amino-acid sequence MLCLAQMPRIKMMLCVSEKCADSSFGAVARPRLHWQSQRRRLACVEGVPKEGGQSESPNRVGESDIKEQTENGHLGFQESFVTPGVFTVSELVRVSQTPIAAGTGPNFSLADLDSSSYYSVSPGTMRRPIPSTSSSSSSAKRIKCMEEEADSPGEDSYYPAQGRSPGSASQAGSWHEEQGYKLRGSLASSFISRQASPHAPPSALHFSSSPILQQPASYFSHAAIRYHPQDPLKDFVQLVCPDSAQAAGQVGLLNGGLLVSVCASRQPIIYSGTAALMVARKEKSTIPSCPHPCCPPLHRHPWPGPSRCPSTPSRPPPLRPRTGVTRRRRPHTRPHPPVLLLSDLLAWGRETPPSTSRNSRSGTWDKDFRRLLLVPPLDPSALTCPRPSVPDSAH is encoded by the exons ATGTTGTGTCTTGCACAAATGCCGAGGATCAAGATGATGCTTTGCGTGAGTGAGAAATGTGCCGACTCTTCCTTTGGCGCTGTTGCAAGGCCACGTCTCCACTGGCAAAGTCAAAGGCGACGATTGGCCTGCGTGGAAGGCGTGCCAAAAG AGGGCGGCCAGTCAGAGAGCCCAAATCGGGTCGGCGAGTCCGACATCAAAGAGCAGACGGAGAACG GTCATCTGGGTTTCCAGGAGAGTTTTGTCACCCCGGGAGTGTTTACTGTTTCCGAACTTGTGCGAGTCTCTCAAA cTCCCATCGCCGCCGGCACGGGTCCAAACTTCTCACTGGCCGACCTGGACAGCTCGTCCTACTACAGCGTGAGTCCCGGCACCATGAGGAGGCCCATCCCCAGCACCTCCTCCTCGTCCAG CTCGGCTAAGCGCATCAAGTGCATGGAGGAGGAGGCCGACAGTCCCGGCGAGGACTCGTACTATCCCGCTCAGGGCCGCTCGCCGGGCAGCGCCAGCCAGGCTGGCAGCTGGCACGAGGAGCAAG GATATAAGCTACGCGGCTCTCTAGCTAGCTCCTTCATCTCCCGACAAG CCAGCCCACACGCGCCGCCCTCCGCTCTGCACTTCTCGTCGTCACCCATCCTGCAGCAGCCCGCCTCATACTTCTCGCACGCCGCCATCAGGTACCACCCGCAGGACCCCCTCAAGGACTTTGTGCAGCTGGTGTGTCCCGACTCGGCTCAGGCGGCCGGACAGGTGGGCTTGCTCAAT GGAGGATTGTTGGTGTCCGTGTGCGCGTCTCGACAGCCAATCATATACTCAGGCACAGCAGC CCTAATGGTAGCTCGCAAGGAAAAGTCCACAATCCCTTCCTGCCCACACCCATGTTGCCCCCCCCTCCACCGCCACCCATGGCCCGGCCCGTCCCGCTGCCCATCGACACCAAGCCGCCCGCCACCTCTTCGGCCGAGGACGGGGGTAACTCGTCGCCGTCGCCCa CATACTCGGCCCCACCCACCAGTTCTACTGCTCAGCGATTTGTTAGCGTGGGGCCGCGAGACCCCGCCTTCAACATCCCGCAACAGCCGCAG TGGTACCTGGGATAAAGACTTCCGTAGGCTCCTCCTGGTCCCGCCCCTGGACCCTTCCGCCTTGACGTGCCCCCGCCCTTCCGTGCCTGACTCCGCCCACTAG